One Corvus moneduloides isolate bCorMon1 chromosome 24, bCorMon1.pri, whole genome shotgun sequence DNA segment encodes these proteins:
- the LOC116455411 gene encoding copine-5-like isoform X2, producing the protein MSTCSRVAVSPCRCVLISFGRTEVIDNSLNPDFLRKFVLDYCFEERQNLRFDLYDVDSKSPDLSKHDFLGQAFCTLGEIVGSAGSRLEKPLTMGTASMHPRGRRPAPAASNGGIPGKKCGTIILLAEELGNCRDVATLQFCANKLDKKDFFGKSDPFMVFYRSNEDGTFTICHKTEVVRNTLNPVWAAFAIPVRALCNGDHDRAIKVEVYDWDRDGSHDFIGEFTTSYRELARGQSHFNVYEVVNPRKKMKKKKYLNSGTVTLLSFAVEAEHTFLDYIRGGTQLNFTVAIDFTASNGNPSQPTSLHYLSPFQLNAYSLALRAVGDIIQDYDSDKMFPALGFGAKVPPDGHVSHEFPLNGDASNPACRGIAGVLEAYQRSLRRVQLYGPTNFAPVVNHVARSAATVLDGSQYFVLLIITDGVISDMAQTKEAIVNAAKLPMSIIIVGVGQAEFDAMVELDGDDIRISSRGKVAERDIVQFVPFRDYMSGGPGAGLSMAGLAREVLAEIPDQLLSYMKARGIKPPPVPPIPPETPPP; encoded by the exons GTATGATGTGGACTCCAAGAGCCCTGACCTCTCCAAGCAT GATTTCCTGGGCCAGGCATTCTGCACCCTGGGGGAGATTGTGGGCTCAGCCGGCAGCCGCCTGGAGAAGCCCCTGAC gatggggacagccaGCATGCACCCCCGGGGCAGGAGACCCGCCCCGGCCGCCTCCAATGG TGGCATTCCGGGGAAGAAGTGCGGCACCATCATCCTCCTCGCTGAAGAGCTGGGAAACTGCCGG GACGTGGCCACACTCCAGTTCTGTGCCAACAAGCTGGATAAGAAGGATTTCTTCGGAAAATCTGACCCCTTCATGGTCTTCTACCGCAGCAATGAAGATGGGAC TTTCACCATCTGCCACAAGACGGAGGTGGTGCGGAACACGCTGAACCCCGTCTGGGCAGCCTTTGCCATTCCCGTGCGTGCCCTCTGCAATGGGGACCATGACCG AGCCATCAAGGTGGAGGTGTACGACTGGGACCGTGATGGCAg CCACGACTTCATCGGGGAGTTCACCACCAGCTACCGGGAGCTGGCACGGGGCCAGAGCCACTTCAACGTGTACGAG GTGGTGAATCCCcggaagaagatgaagaagaagaagtaCCTGAACTCGGGCACA GTGACCCTGCTGTCCTTCGCTGTGGAGGCCGAGCATACCTTCCTGGACTACATCAGGGGCGG GACCCAACTCAACTTCACAGTGGCCATCGACTTCACGGCATCCAATG GGAACCCCTCGCAGCCCACGTCCCTGCACTACCTGAGCCCCTTCCAGCTGAATGCCTACAGCCTGGCACTGCGGGCTGTGGGGGACATCATCCAGGACTACGACAGTGACAAGATGTTCCCAGCCCTTGGCTTTGGTGCCAAGGTCCCCCCGGATGGGCACGTGTCCCACGAGTTCCCACTG AATGGGGATGCATCAAACCCAGCGTGCCGCGGCATTGCGGGGGTGCTGGAGGCATATCAGCGCAGTCTGCGCCGCGTCCAGCTCTACGGCCCCACCAACTTCGCCCCTGTCGTCAACCACGTTGCCCG CTCGGCGGCCACGGTGCTGGACGGGTCCCAGTATTTTGTCCTCCTCATCATCACTGATGGTGTCATCTCTGACATGGCCCAGACCAAGGAGGCTATCGTCAAT GCTGCCAAATTGCCCATGTCCATCATCATTGTGGGGGTCGGCCAGGCCGAGTTCGATG CCATGGTGGAGCTGGATGGGGATGACATCCGCATCTCTTCCCGTGGCAAAGTGGCTGAGCGTGACATCGTCCAG TTTGTTCCATTTCGTGACTACATGTCGGGGGGCCCCGGCGCGGGGCTGAGCATGGCAGGGTTGGCACGGGAGGTCCTAGCCGAGATTCCTGACCAACTCCTCTCTTACATGAAGGCACGGGGCATCAAACCCCCCCCCGTCCCTCCCATACCCCCTGAAACCCCCCCACCCTGA